In the Salinirubrum litoreum genome, one interval contains:
- a CDS encoding PINc/VapC family ATPase has product MKLVPDTSAVIDGRVSERIEDGEYDGATVLVPEAVVSELESQANDGRDSGWEGLEELQRLVEFDEAGTVTVEYVGRRPSGGERGAAHEGDIDALIRDLSADHDATLLTSDVVQAEVARAKGLPVDYVEPRGRVKETLAIEEFFDEGTMSVHLKVGAKPRAKRGSIGDMHYQVIDETVSTEADLKEWAHDIEESARGHPDGFVELDEPGMTIVQFRDFRIAVARPPFSDALEITAVRPIVKTDMEEYEFAGELKERLADRQRGVLISGAPGAGKSTFAQAVAEFLADSDYSVKTMEKPRDLQVGPDITQYTALGGRMEKTADSLLLVRPDYTIYDEVRKTDDFEVFADMRLAGVGMVGVVHATRAIDALQRLVGRVELGMIPQVVDTVVYIEAGQIDTVYDVSTEVKVPEGLTAEDLARPVIQISDFETGRPEYEIYTFNRQVVTVPLGDEDGESETGVGRIAKQEIEREIRSVARGHVSVELKGQNDAVVYVDEDDISYVIGKGGGRIQEIENRLGIDIDVRTHSENPSFGGAGGSGGAGGGAGGAGGAGASGGPAREGTVVQPEITSRHVVVRMDDHVGETVEVRADGEYLFTATVGRGGDIQVSRGSAIADELEDAVDRKQEIRVVPA; this is encoded by the coding sequence ATGAAGCTAGTGCCGGACACCAGCGCGGTCATCGACGGGCGCGTGTCCGAGCGGATCGAGGACGGCGAGTACGACGGGGCGACGGTGCTCGTCCCGGAGGCGGTCGTCTCCGAACTCGAATCGCAGGCCAACGACGGTCGGGACAGCGGCTGGGAGGGACTCGAAGAACTCCAGCGACTCGTCGAGTTCGACGAGGCGGGAACGGTGACGGTCGAGTACGTCGGCCGGCGACCCTCCGGCGGCGAGAGGGGTGCGGCCCACGAGGGCGACATCGACGCGCTCATCCGCGACCTGTCGGCCGACCACGACGCGACGCTGTTGACCTCCGACGTGGTGCAGGCCGAGGTCGCCCGCGCGAAGGGACTCCCGGTCGACTACGTCGAACCGCGCGGTCGCGTGAAGGAGACGCTCGCAATCGAGGAGTTCTTCGACGAGGGGACGATGTCGGTCCACCTGAAGGTCGGCGCGAAGCCCCGCGCCAAGCGTGGCTCGATCGGCGACATGCACTACCAGGTGATCGACGAGACTGTCTCGACCGAGGCGGACCTGAAAGAGTGGGCCCACGACATCGAGGAGTCGGCGCGGGGCCACCCCGACGGCTTCGTCGAACTCGACGAACCGGGCATGACCATCGTCCAGTTCCGGGACTTCCGGATCGCGGTCGCCCGCCCACCGTTCTCGGACGCCCTGGAGATCACGGCAGTTCGGCCCATCGTCAAGACCGACATGGAGGAGTACGAGTTCGCCGGCGAGTTGAAAGAGCGACTCGCCGACCGCCAGCGCGGCGTCCTCATCTCCGGTGCGCCGGGGGCCGGGAAGTCCACCTTCGCGCAGGCGGTCGCGGAGTTCCTCGCGGACTCCGACTACTCGGTGAAGACGATGGAGAAACCGCGGGACCTGCAGGTCGGCCCGGACATCACGCAGTACACCGCCCTCGGCGGGCGGATGGAGAAGACGGCCGACTCCCTCCTCCTCGTCCGGCCGGACTACACCATCTACGACGAGGTCCGCAAGACCGACGACTTCGAGGTGTTCGCCGACATGCGCCTCGCGGGTGTCGGGATGGTCGGTGTCGTCCACGCGACGCGAGCAATCGACGCGCTCCAGCGACTCGTCGGGCGTGTCGAACTCGGCATGATCCCGCAGGTCGTGGACACGGTCGTCTACATCGAAGCCGGTCAGATCGACACGGTGTACGACGTGAGTACCGAGGTGAAGGTGCCGGAGGGCCTGACGGCCGAGGACCTCGCGCGGCCGGTCATCCAGATCTCCGACTTCGAGACCGGTCGCCCGGAGTACGAGATCTACACGTTCAACCGGCAGGTCGTCACGGTGCCACTCGGCGACGAAGACGGCGAGTCGGAGACCGGCGTCGGCAGGATCGCCAAACAGGAGATCGAACGCGAGATCCGGTCGGTCGCCCGCGGCCACGTCTCGGTCGAACTGAAGGGGCAGAACGACGCGGTCGTCTACGTCGACGAGGACGACATCTCCTACGTCATCGGGAAGGGTGGCGGCCGGATCCAAGAGATCGAGAACCGCCTCGGCATCGACATCGACGTGCGGACCCACAGCGAGAACCCGAGTTTCGGCGGTGCTGGCGGGTCCGGCGGTGCCGGCGGCGGCGCAGGCGGCGCAGGCGGCGCGGGCGCGTCCGGCGGCCCGGCACGCGAGGGGACGGTCGTCCAGCCGGAGATCACCTCTCGGCACGTCGTCGTCCGGATGGACGACCACGTCGGCGAGACGGTCGAGGTGCGCGCGGACGGCGAGTACCTGTTCACCGCGACGGTCGGCAGAGGCGGCGACATCCAGGTCTCGCGCGGCAGTGCCATCGCGGACGAGCTGGAGGACGCCGTCGACCGGAAACAGGAGATCAGAGTCGTCCCGGCCTGA
- a CDS encoding aspartate/glutamate racemase family protein gives MSPATPTIGVLGGMSATSTVEYYRELNSRVNDRLGGHHAAEVVIHSVDFGEFEPLIQADEWGEIGDRLADDAGRLEAAGADFLLVARNTMHRVAPAIEEALSIPLVHIVDVTADAATEAGLDTLGVLGTKPVMEANFYRDRFADHGIEVVVPDAAGRELVDSVIFDELTHGVFTDASRDDYRDLMDDLVDAGAEGIVLGCTEIGELVSTDDYDRVPLLDTTDLHVQRAVELQLGDRSLPER, from the coding sequence ATGTCACCAGCTACGCCCACCATCGGCGTCCTCGGCGGGATGAGTGCGACCTCGACGGTCGAGTACTACCGCGAACTGAACAGCCGCGTCAACGACCGACTCGGCGGTCACCACGCCGCAGAGGTCGTGATCCACAGCGTCGACTTCGGCGAGTTCGAGCCACTGATCCAGGCCGACGAGTGGGGCGAGATCGGCGACCGACTCGCCGACGACGCCGGGCGACTGGAGGCCGCCGGGGCCGACTTCCTGCTGGTGGCGAGGAACACGATGCACCGAGTCGCACCAGCCATCGAGGAGGCACTGTCGATCCCGCTGGTCCACATCGTGGACGTGACCGCCGACGCCGCGACCGAGGCCGGACTCGACACGCTCGGCGTCCTCGGCACCAAGCCGGTGATGGAGGCGAACTTCTACCGGGATCGCTTCGCCGACCACGGGATCGAGGTCGTCGTGCCGGACGCCGCCGGGCGGGAACTGGTCGACTCGGTGATCTTCGACGAACTGACCCACGGCGTCTTCACCGACGCGTCGCGGGACGACTACCGCGACCTGATGGACGACCTCGTCGACGCCGGCGCGGAGGGCATCGTCCTCGGCTGTACCGAGATCGGCGAACTCGTCTCGACCGACGACTACGACCGGGTGCCACTGCTGGACACGACCGACCTCCACGTCCAGCGCGCGGTCGAGCTACAGCTCGGCGATCGGTCGCTCCCCGAACGGTAA
- a CDS encoding 2-phosphosulfolactate phosphatase, translating into MEPLATRHVERCEALPDDLPPGDYVVIDVIFFSTTVVELFADGLASLTVVAEREDTLAFREDRPDSLAGGDHDPDYDAAGDYDFHNSPTFVRGLDAEGRHAAMTSTNGGRAVNRLRERGAGDRDDVSVYLGSTTNAEALGDHLPDRDTYLVSAGYKGDIAVEDHIGAIRIGRQIADVGLTNAEETVFRRELPTAKGDAYHADAHPTRRADLDDRITDFDAHEVVPKLVDGRFVDVA; encoded by the coding sequence ATGGAACCGCTGGCGACCCGTCACGTCGAACGCTGTGAGGCACTTCCGGACGACCTCCCGCCGGGCGACTACGTCGTCATCGACGTGATCTTCTTCTCGACCACCGTGGTCGAACTGTTCGCCGACGGCCTCGCGTCGCTGACGGTCGTCGCCGAGAGAGAGGACACGCTCGCCTTCCGCGAGGACCGCCCGGACTCGCTGGCCGGCGGCGACCACGACCCCGACTACGACGCGGCCGGCGACTACGACTTCCACAACTCGCCGACGTTCGTCCGGGGTCTCGACGCCGAGGGCCGCCACGCCGCGATGACCTCGACGAACGGCGGCCGTGCGGTGAACCGACTCAGAGAGCGCGGTGCCGGCGACCGCGACGACGTGTCGGTCTACCTCGGGTCGACGACGAACGCCGAGGCACTGGGCGACCACCTCCCCGACCGCGACACCTACCTCGTCAGCGCCGGTTACAAGGGCGACATCGCCGTCGAGGACCACATCGGCGCGATCCGGATCGGCCGGCAGATCGCCGACGTCGGCCTGACGAACGCCGAGGAGACGGTCTTCCGCCGAGAGCTGCCGACCGCGAAGGGTGACGCCTACCACGCCGACGCCCACCCGACGCGCCGGGCCGATCTGGACGACCGGATCACCGACTTCGACGCACACGAGGTCGTGCCGAAGTTGGTCGACGGCCGGTTCGTGGACGTAGCTTGA
- a CDS encoding MarR family transcriptional regulator: MAGTDGESLDDLPPSAKLVFKVLEYNGPLTQKGIVEESMLSARTVRYALERLEGIGIVDEDVYFADARQNLYELTEPKAEADGGTEACCAE; this comes from the coding sequence ATGGCTGGAACAGACGGGGAGAGTCTGGACGACCTCCCACCGAGTGCGAAACTCGTTTTCAAGGTTCTGGAGTACAACGGACCACTGACACAGAAGGGAATCGTCGAGGAGTCGATGCTGTCGGCACGGACGGTGCGCTACGCGCTCGAACGACTCGAAGGGATCGGCATCGTCGACGAGGACGTGTACTTCGCCGACGCGCGACAGAATCTCTACGAACTCACCGAACCGAAGGCGGAGGCGGACGGCGGCACCGAAGCTTGTTGTGCCGAGTGA